Proteins encoded within one genomic window of Lysinibacillus louembei:
- a CDS encoding DUF1572 family protein — protein sequence MELGKVYLTVVYERFKALKGLGDKAMARLSVEELHWTIHESSNSVAILIRHMSGNMISRWTDFLTSDGEKPNRNRDAEFIDSIATKEELLAIWENGWDTLFHTLEQLSAEQLLSTVYIRGEAHTVMEAIERQVAHYAMHVGQILFIGKQIKQDEWESLSIPKGQSSTYNETMFNK from the coding sequence ATGGAATTAGGAAAAGTCTATTTAACGGTTGTGTATGAACGTTTTAAAGCTTTGAAGGGTTTAGGAGATAAGGCGATGGCTAGATTATCCGTGGAGGAGCTTCATTGGACAATCCATGAGTCCTCCAATAGTGTCGCAATATTAATTCGCCACATGAGTGGAAATATGATTTCAAGGTGGACTGATTTTTTGACAAGTGATGGAGAAAAGCCTAACCGAAATCGGGATGCAGAATTTATAGATTCGATAGCTACGAAGGAAGAATTATTGGCTATATGGGAAAACGGGTGGGACACATTATTTCATACCCTCGAACAGCTTTCCGCTGAACAATTGCTATCAACAGTATATATTCGCGGAGAAGCACATACGGTAATGGAAGCAATTGAACGGCAGGTGGCTCATTACGCAATGCATGTAGGACAAATTCTTTTTATTGGCAAGCAAATTAAACAAGACGAATGGGAAAGTTTAAGCATTCCAAAAGGACAATCAAGCACATATAACGAAACGATGTTTAATAAATAG
- the tenA gene encoding thiaminase II: MKFTDELRLATKDSWEKSLHHPFVQGIVKGDLPFDIFKNYILQDIYYLNHYAKVHALAAAQADDFAITSLLAETASRTAQAELGVHEQHAKILNITDEDMDNFKPAPTAYGYTSHLYRSTMHGNLAYVISAMLPCYWLYADIGKTYEHANPEPEIYRNWLATYASDWFQEATQGQIDLLNSLVEDMSEKEKEKVKEQFIIAKEYELAFWEMSYTFEKWLSQRDEKVKL, translated from the coding sequence ATGAAATTTACTGATGAATTACGTTTAGCAACAAAGGATAGCTGGGAAAAAAGCTTGCATCACCCATTTGTCCAAGGAATTGTGAAAGGGGATTTACCTTTTGACATCTTTAAAAATTACATTTTGCAAGATATTTATTATTTAAACCATTATGCAAAAGTACATGCATTGGCAGCAGCACAGGCGGATGACTTTGCCATTACTTCATTGCTTGCCGAAACAGCGAGCAGGACGGCACAGGCTGAGCTAGGGGTGCATGAACAGCATGCAAAAATTTTAAATATTACAGATGAGGATATGGACAACTTTAAACCAGCACCGACTGCTTATGGCTATACATCGCATTTATATCGTTCAACAATGCACGGCAATTTAGCATACGTGATTTCCGCGATGCTACCGTGCTACTGGCTATATGCGGATATTGGAAAGACGTATGAGCATGCAAATCCAGAGCCTGAAATTTATCGCAACTGGCTTGCGACATATGCAAGTGATTGGTTCCAAGAGGCAACGCAAGGACAAATTGATTTATTAAACTCACTTGTTGAGGATATGAGCGAAAAGGAAAAAGAGAAAGTGAAAGAGCAATTTATTATCGCGAAGGAATATGAGCTAGCATTTTGGGAAATGTCTTATACATTTGAAAAATGGTTATCACAACGTGATGAGAAAGTGAAGCTATAA
- a CDS encoding dihydropteridine reductase translates to MQIYWTKINKIVEETPEVKTYMLDLPEGFTWEEGSHTHFALKGFNEGDKPNRSLIRHMSISTLPHENSIGITTRIREKCSEFKTILRNLEIGNEVAIFKTHSNVPLKREDKNIYLLSSGVGLATFRPLVLDYFKRADNVKQMHSLNIDSSKDFLFTTIFESAPDKNFTAQFVDNRKDYYEAVKNLASDKDGLFYVVGSDEFLVQNIEVLREQGIQPEQIILDKHEQQKPEFLSK, encoded by the coding sequence ATGCAAATCTATTGGACTAAAATAAATAAAATTGTTGAGGAAACACCTGAGGTTAAAACATACATGCTTGACCTTCCAGAAGGCTTTACATGGGAAGAAGGCTCTCACACTCATTTTGCACTAAAGGGCTTTAATGAGGGAGATAAACCGAATCGTAGCTTAATCCGCCATATGTCTATTTCTACTTTACCGCATGAAAATTCAATCGGTATTACAACACGTATCCGAGAGAAGTGCTCTGAGTTTAAAACAATTTTAAGAAATCTTGAAATTGGCAATGAGGTAGCCATCTTTAAAACACATTCAAATGTACCACTGAAAAGAGAAGATAAAAATATTTACTTGTTATCATCAGGTGTCGGTCTAGCAACTTTCAGACCGCTTGTGCTTGATTATTTCAAACGCGCTGACAACGTTAAGCAAATGCATTCTTTAAACATTGATTCATCAAAGGATTTCTTATTCACTACTATTTTTGAATCTGCACCCGATAAAAATTTCACAGCACAATTTGTCGATAATCGTAAAGACTACTATGAAGCTGTGAAAAATCTTGCTTCGGACAAAGATGGACTATTTTATGTTGTTGGTAGCGATGAATTCCTTGTGCAGAACATTGAAGTGCTGCGTGAGCAAGG
- the gerD gene encoding spore germination lipoprotein GerD, whose amino-acid sequence MYRIGFIIFSSLLLLVGCTESKTATMSYDEVKKIMVDSIQTEDGKKAIRQVLEDPKFRELLILDSDEIKQATEQTLLSKEAEDFWKKTFQDPKFKEALAKSMQEQQEAILKGLMKDASYQEDLQSFFGQADMQKQLESILKSAPLRKQMEQIVMETIDNPLLQAKWQQLIMQSGEGTSSSDSGSGSDKQQEDSKQQDSQGQQ is encoded by the coding sequence ATGTATCGAATTGGATTTATTATTTTCTCCTCTTTACTATTACTTGTTGGATGCACAGAATCAAAAACAGCAACGATGTCCTATGATGAAGTGAAAAAAATTATGGTTGACTCCATTCAAACGGAGGATGGAAAAAAAGCAATTCGGCAAGTGTTAGAGGACCCAAAATTCCGAGAGCTTCTTATACTTGATAGCGATGAAATAAAGCAAGCGACAGAGCAAACTTTATTATCGAAGGAAGCCGAGGATTTTTGGAAAAAGACATTTCAAGATCCAAAATTTAAAGAGGCTTTAGCAAAGAGTATGCAGGAGCAGCAAGAGGCAATTTTAAAAGGGCTAATGAAAGATGCTTCCTATCAAGAGGATTTACAATCTTTCTTTGGCCAGGCTGATATGCAAAAGCAGCTTGAGTCTATTTTAAAAAGCGCACCACTACGCAAACAGATGGAGCAAATTGTGATGGAAACAATCGATAATCCTTTACTACAAGCAAAATGGCAGCAATTGATTATGCAAAGTGGGGAAGGTACAAGCTCAAGTGACTCTGGATCTGGATCTGACAAACAGCAAGAAGATAGTAAGCAGCAAGATAGTCAAGGACAGCAATAA
- a CDS encoding KinB-signaling pathway activation protein, producing MTIRNWIKFFFMSLLIGGAVTAVASLVIRWDFFKPYLVNGEFGEFIAAFAWMILLGFTMSVIAQAGYFGYLTLHQVGVNIFRTLTLWNWVQVLLIIVVLVDLVIFRFAPGAETAKDWLFYIGLLVVLVFGAIATAIQKVKMTGKKHVLISSIFFMIVITSLEWIIALMGRQDNINTYVALLLFPLIAVNAYQLLMLPKYNAKSEEDRKKLEKRRKARKQAAQN from the coding sequence GTGACAATACGAAATTGGATTAAATTTTTCTTTATGTCGCTGTTAATAGGTGGAGCCGTAACAGCTGTTGCAAGTCTTGTTATACGTTGGGACTTCTTCAAGCCATACTTAGTAAATGGAGAATTCGGTGAGTTTATCGCAGCCTTTGCTTGGATGATTTTACTAGGCTTTACGATGAGCGTGATTGCTCAAGCAGGGTATTTTGGTTATTTAACATTACATCAAGTTGGTGTTAATATTTTCCGTACATTAACATTATGGAATTGGGTACAAGTATTATTAATCATAGTTGTGTTAGTTGACTTAGTTATTTTCCGCTTTGCACCAGGAGCAGAAACGGCAAAGGATTGGTTGTTTTACATTGGCTTGCTAGTCGTTTTAGTATTTGGCGCTATTGCAACAGCTATTCAAAAAGTAAAAATGACAGGCAAAAAACATGTATTGATTTCATCCATCTTTTTCATGATTGTTATTACATCATTAGAGTGGATTATTGCATTGATGGGACGTCAAGATAATATCAACACATACGTGGCTTTATTATTATTCCCATTAATTGCAGTTAATGCATATCAATTATTAATGCTGCCTAAATATAACGCTAAGTCTGAAGAAGATCGCAAAAAATTAGAAAAGCGCCGCAAAGCACGTAAGCAAGCAGCGCAAAATTAA
- a CDS encoding GTP pyrophosphokinase, producing MNTNIQINKLKAMADELKRFMLIYKFALDEMNTKISILKEEFQMIHDYNPIEHTSSRLKSPESILGKIMRKNMKPSLTAIKENMRDIAGIRITCSFRSDIYRIKELLCNQQDIELVECKDYIESPKNNGYQSLHLIVKVPVFMSDRVEKVYVEIQIRTIAMDFWASLEHKIYYKYDNAVPERLTAELKEAALAATELDRKMEALHQEVRELKSDDATKLTKLHLEKEQFTIPMQLIEMIGEGAHTEEEPETK from the coding sequence ATGAATACAAATATCCAAATCAACAAACTAAAAGCGATGGCAGATGAACTGAAAAGATTTATGCTTATTTATAAATTTGCATTGGATGAAATGAACACAAAAATTAGCATTTTAAAAGAAGAGTTTCAAATGATTCATGACTACAATCCAATTGAGCATACCTCTTCACGCTTAAAATCACCTGAAAGTATTTTAGGCAAAATAATGAGGAAAAATATGAAGCCATCCTTGACGGCAATTAAAGAGAATATGCGAGATATCGCTGGTATTCGTATTACATGCTCCTTTAGATCGGATATTTATCGCATTAAAGAGCTGCTGTGTAATCAACAGGATATTGAGCTAGTGGAATGTAAAGATTATATAGAAAGCCCTAAGAACAATGGCTATCAAAGCCTGCATCTAATTGTGAAAGTACCTGTCTTTATGTCAGATCGAGTAGAGAAGGTATATGTTGAAATTCAAATTCGAACAATTGCTATGGATTTTTGGGCTAGCTTAGAGCATAAAATTTATTATAAATATGATAATGCAGTGCCGGAAAGGCTGACAGCAGAATTAAAAGAGGCGGCCTTAGCTGCTACTGAATTAGATCGGAAAATGGAAGCACTCCATCAAGAGGTGAGAGAGTTAAAATCTGATGATGCAACAAAATTAACGAAGCTTCATTTGGAAAAAGAACAATTTACGATTCCGATGCAGCTAATTGAAATGATTGGTGAGGGAGCTCATACAGAAGAAGAGCCTGAAACTAAATAA
- a CDS encoding ABC transporter substrate-binding protein, which translates to MKAMIRCFSFLALLLLLVGCQSQESEGKEKVQLFLDWTPNTNHTGIYVAKEKGFFEEEGLDVEIMLPGEVSTEQIIGSGKGQFGISFQSQVTQARSENLPIVSIAAIIQKDTSGYYTPKSKGIETPKDFEGRVYGAYGSELEKASLQAVMNKEGGDASKINMVQVGNTDYFIAMERDIDFVSIFYAWTGIEGELRGADMNFIQPADFAPELDTYSPLIITSDDMIENDPETVQAFINAVYKGYEFAINNPEEAADILIEAEPDLNPELVQRSQEWLSPRYKEGAEAWGVQEASRWERYANFMIENKIIESVDIQKAFNNEFIEKAMK; encoded by the coding sequence ATGAAAGCAATGATAAGATGTTTTTCATTTTTGGCGCTGCTCCTTCTTTTAGTCGGATGTCAGTCACAGGAAAGTGAAGGGAAGGAAAAGGTTCAGCTCTTCTTAGATTGGACACCAAATACGAATCATACAGGAATTTATGTAGCGAAGGAAAAAGGCTTCTTTGAGGAAGAGGGGCTAGATGTTGAAATCATGCTGCCAGGTGAGGTAAGCACAGAACAAATAATTGGCTCTGGAAAAGGGCAATTCGGAATTAGCTTCCAAAGTCAGGTGACACAAGCACGCTCAGAAAATCTCCCTATAGTTTCAATTGCAGCGATTATACAGAAAGATACGAGCGGCTACTATACGCCAAAATCGAAGGGGATTGAAACACCAAAAGATTTTGAAGGGCGTGTTTATGGTGCATATGGCTCTGAGCTAGAAAAGGCTTCTCTCCAAGCTGTGATGAATAAAGAAGGTGGAGATGCTTCAAAAATAAATATGGTGCAAGTCGGCAATACAGATTATTTTATTGCGATGGAGCGAGATATTGATTTTGTCAGTATTTTTTATGCATGGACAGGTATCGAAGGGGAGCTTCGTGGAGCGGATATGAATTTTATTCAGCCAGCTGATTTTGCGCCAGAGCTAGACACATATTCACCGCTTATCATTACAAGCGATGATATGATTGAAAACGATCCTGAAACAGTGCAAGCATTCATTAATGCAGTGTATAAAGGCTATGAATTTGCGATTAACAATCCAGAAGAGGCTGCAGATATTTTAATTGAAGCAGAGCCTGACTTAAATCCTGAGCTTGTGCAACGCAGTCAGGAATGGCTATCTCCACGCTATAAAGAAGGAGCAGAGGCTTGGGGTGTACAAGAGGCAAGCCGCTGGGAACGCTATGCGAACTTCATGATAGAAAACAAAATAATTGAGAGTGTAGACATTCAAAAAGCATTTAATAATGAATTTATTGAGAAGGCTATGAAGTGA
- a CDS encoding ABC transporter permease has product MKIKSIWKPALALLIAIALWEAATKVWQIEVWLLPSPSTIAKEMIIVFPAFLPHMLATIKLVLVGFSSAIVIGIIVATLLHIFPTAREIVMPFLVISQNIPTIVLAPLFMIWFGLGDFPKYLIIAMTAFFPIAIATLDGFNQTNRECLHYMQMMGATKKQTFFKLQLPDAIPSIFSGIKIAATYSVMTAVVAEWLGAQKGIGVFMTLSASSYRTSRVFVAIVITIILSLAFFGLFLALEKWFTRWKRNEGAQ; this is encoded by the coding sequence ATGAAAATTAAAAGTATATGGAAGCCAGCTCTTGCACTTTTAATTGCAATTGCGCTGTGGGAAGCGGCAACAAAAGTATGGCAAATTGAAGTATGGCTATTGCCATCACCTTCTACGATTGCGAAGGAAATGATTATCGTTTTCCCAGCCTTTTTACCACATATGCTGGCGACAATTAAGCTTGTTTTAGTTGGTTTCTCATCAGCTATTGTGATAGGGATTATCGTTGCAACATTGCTACATATTTTCCCGACAGCACGGGAAATTGTCATGCCATTTCTCGTTATTTCTCAAAATATCCCAACAATCGTACTAGCGCCGCTTTTTATGATTTGGTTTGGTTTAGGGGATTTTCCAAAATACTTAATTATTGCAATGACAGCCTTTTTCCCAATTGCGATTGCTACGCTTGATGGATTTAATCAAACAAATCGTGAGTGCCTGCACTATATGCAAATGATGGGGGCAACGAAAAAGCAAACATTTTTTAAATTGCAATTGCCTGATGCGATACCGAGTATTTTTTCAGGTATCAAAATTGCTGCAACTTATAGTGTAATGACGGCAGTTGTCGCAGAATGGTTAGGGGCACAAAAGGGAATCGGTGTTTTTATGACATTATCCGCATCGTCGTACAGAACGTCTCGTGTTTTCGTTGCGATTGTCATTACCATTATTTTAAGCTTAGCCTTTTTCGGTCTATTTTTAGCGCTTGAAAAATGGTTTACACGCTGGAAACGAAATGAGGGAGCACAATGA
- a CDS encoding DUF4303 domain-containing protein has product MNELTLEIANAARKAFQSLFANGESYYYCTLFTTGEGHEPYISAWSWEALEREAENPTTWSFQQGQSNRSTAERKALIKWSYADSPYYCVGEEHFQHLKALFQARPFDEEEWHLRIEAMVLAMEMLDQEGLFTLNQARESVCIVVEVMPPDEMNTQIAKRLNKADSSALQAWLIEAAE; this is encoded by the coding sequence ATGAATGAGCTCACATTAGAGATTGCCAATGCAGCAAGAAAAGCCTTTCAAAGTCTTTTTGCCAATGGCGAATCCTACTATTATTGTACACTGTTCACAACAGGGGAAGGTCATGAACCTTATATATCGGCTTGGTCGTGGGAAGCATTAGAGCGTGAAGCTGAAAACCCAACAACTTGGTCATTTCAGCAAGGGCAATCTAATAGGAGCACAGCTGAAAGGAAAGCATTAATTAAATGGTCTTATGCCGATTCACCATATTATTGTGTAGGTGAGGAGCATTTTCAGCATCTGAAGGCACTTTTCCAAGCACGTCCATTTGATGAAGAGGAGTGGCACTTGCGTATTGAGGCCATGGTATTAGCGATGGAAATGCTTGATCAAGAAGGATTATTTACACTAAATCAAGCAAGGGAATCTGTTTGTATTGTAGTAGAGGTCATGCCACCAGACGAAATGAATACGCAAATTGCTAAACGTTTGAACAAAGCAGATTCTTCAGCATTGCAAGCTTGGCTAATAGAAGCTGCTGAATAA
- a CDS encoding Mrp/NBP35 family ATP-binding protein yields MNEQQVKELLGQLQDPFLHKTLAETNGIVNVSIKEEKGHVSVKIAIAKTNTPEQMTLQMKIVEVLKENGAQSVGIRFEELSAEALEAFRGQATESEAQDILSPLSSVQFISIASGKGGVGKSTVSVNMAVALSRLGKKVGLIDADIYGFSVPDMMGISEMPVVKDNRIYPVERLGVKVISMGFFVENNAPIVWRGPMLGKVLDQFFRDVEWGDIDYLLLDLPPGTGDVALDIHQMLPSSKEIVVTTPHPTAAFVAARAGAMALQTNHDILGVIENMAWYESKSGEKEYVFGRGGGPKLADELRTQLLGQIPLGQPDWTGDDFAPSIYAEDHATGQIYLAIARQIVEKLQK; encoded by the coding sequence ATGAACGAACAACAAGTCAAAGAATTGTTGGGACAACTACAAGATCCTTTTTTACATAAAACATTAGCGGAAACGAACGGTATTGTAAACGTAAGTATTAAAGAAGAAAAAGGGCACGTAAGTGTAAAAATCGCCATTGCGAAAACAAATACACCTGAACAAATGACACTTCAAATGAAAATTGTTGAAGTATTGAAGGAAAATGGTGCGCAATCTGTAGGCATTCGCTTTGAGGAGTTATCTGCAGAAGCTTTAGAAGCATTTCGTGGGCAAGCAACAGAGTCAGAAGCACAAGATATTTTATCACCTTTATCATCTGTGCAATTTATTTCAATTGCCTCTGGTAAAGGGGGCGTAGGTAAATCAACAGTATCCGTTAACATGGCTGTTGCATTATCACGTCTTGGCAAAAAGGTTGGCTTAATTGATGCTGATATTTATGGCTTTAGTGTACCCGATATGATGGGCATAAGCGAAATGCCTGTTGTGAAGGACAACCGCATTTACCCTGTAGAGCGCTTAGGTGTAAAGGTGATTTCAATGGGCTTCTTTGTTGAAAATAATGCACCAATTGTGTGGCGTGGGCCAATGCTTGGTAAAGTATTAGATCAATTTTTCCGTGATGTAGAATGGGGAGATATTGATTATTTATTATTAGATTTACCACCAGGTACAGGGGATGTAGCTTTAGACATTCATCAAATGCTTCCATCTTCAAAAGAGATCGTTGTCACAACACCACATCCAACAGCAGCATTTGTAGCAGCAAGAGCGGGTGCGATGGCACTTCAAACAAACCACGATATTTTAGGTGTTATTGAAAATATGGCATGGTATGAATCGAAATCAGGTGAGAAGGAGTATGTCTTCGGTCGTGGCGGGGGTCCGAAATTAGCGGATGAGCTACGTACACAGTTACTAGGTCAGATTCCATTAGGACAGCCTGACTGGACAGGGGATGATTTCGCTCCATCCATCTATGCAGAAGACCATGCGACAGGGCAAATTTATTTAGCAATTGCTCGTCAAATTGTCGAGAAATTACAAAAGTAA
- a CDS encoding N-acetylmuramoyl-L-alanine amidase, whose protein sequence is MKRWLALIVIMFSCMMIVVYETSASDKRFFLPEPLGGVKIVLDAGHGGIDGGASKGEVIEKDITLAITEKVARQLKRLGAEVVMTRTTDEDVLAEHAPNEKFSTLRERKKQDIFLRESIVQKQQPDLFITIHANAIPNSKWRGAQVFYHKEGDARSELLAKTIQDSIREHLQNTDREALSIKEVYLLKKTQVPAVLVETGFLSNDEERALLADAGYQEKMALAIARGIENYYFMELQ, encoded by the coding sequence ATGAAGCGTTGGTTAGCGCTAATTGTTATTATGTTTAGCTGTATGATGATTGTCGTTTATGAAACAAGTGCCTCCGATAAACGCTTTTTTTTACCTGAGCCACTAGGTGGGGTGAAAATCGTGCTTGATGCGGGGCATGGTGGAATTGATGGCGGTGCTTCTAAAGGAGAAGTAATTGAAAAAGATATTACGCTCGCTATTACAGAAAAAGTTGCTCGTCAATTGAAGCGATTAGGTGCTGAAGTCGTTATGACGCGTACTACAGACGAGGATGTGTTGGCAGAGCATGCACCGAATGAGAAATTTTCGACATTGCGAGAACGTAAAAAACAAGATATTTTTTTACGTGAATCAATTGTTCAAAAGCAGCAGCCTGATTTATTTATTACCATTCATGCGAACGCGATTCCAAACAGCAAATGGCGCGGTGCACAAGTTTTTTATCATAAGGAGGGCGATGCACGAAGCGAGCTTTTAGCAAAAACAATTCAAGATTCGATTCGTGAGCATTTGCAAAATACAGACCGTGAAGCATTGTCAATTAAGGAAGTATACTTATTAAAAAAGACACAGGTACCAGCAGTTTTAGTAGAAACGGGCTTCTTAAGTAATGATGAGGAAAGAGCGTTATTAGCGGATGCAGGCTATCAAGAAAAGATGGCTTTAGCAATTGCGCGCGGTATTGAGAACTATTACTTCATGGAACTCCAATAG
- a CDS encoding ABC transporter ATP-binding protein, producing MTLHIQQLHHSFGEKKVLSDISFTVEDGQFVSILGPSGSGKSTLFHLIGGILKPESGKILLNNREITNESGHMSYMPQSPSLFPWRTVLQNAMLGSELAGVADEAKTIELLQKANLGEMMEAYPSQLSGGMKQRVAFVRALLSPQPLLCLDEPFSALDSFTKKEMQQWLLKTWEDYDKSILFITHDIEEALFLSDQVIILSTNPATVKASIKIPFQRPRDEQLFLSEEFLHWKRKIVEALQE from the coding sequence ATGACTTTACACATCCAACAGCTGCACCATTCATTTGGTGAGAAAAAGGTACTTTCCGATATTTCCTTTACAGTAGAGGATGGACAATTTGTTTCGATATTAGGACCTTCTGGTAGCGGGAAAAGCACGTTATTTCATTTAATTGGTGGTATTTTAAAGCCTGAGAGCGGAAAAATATTGTTAAATAACCGAGAAATTACGAATGAAAGCGGGCATATGAGTTATATGCCGCAAAGCCCCTCGCTTTTTCCTTGGCGGACAGTTTTACAAAATGCAATGCTTGGCAGTGAGTTAGCAGGGGTGGCTGATGAAGCAAAGACGATTGAATTATTGCAAAAAGCAAATTTAGGCGAGATGATGGAGGCTTATCCAAGCCAATTGTCAGGAGGGATGAAGCAACGAGTAGCATTTGTGCGAGCATTGCTCAGCCCACAGCCACTCCTCTGTTTAGACGAGCCATTTTCTGCACTTGATTCTTTTACTAAAAAAGAAATGCAGCAATGGCTGTTGAAAACATGGGAAGATTATGACAAATCCATTTTATTCATTACACATGATATTGAAGAAGCGCTCTTCTTATCAGACCAAGTGATTATATTATCAACAAATCCGGCGACGGTAAAGGCTTCTATAAAAATACCTTTCCAACGTCCACGTGATGAACAGTTATTTTTAAGTGAAGAGTTTTTACATTGGAAGCGAAAAATAGTTGAAGCACTTCAAGAATAA